The Streptomyces sp. NBC_01268 genome segment CCGTGGTCCGAGCAGACGACGGCGAAGCAGTCGCGGCGGCTGCTCATGGCCGCGAACAGGCGCCCGATGTGCCGGTCGACGTACTCCAGGGCGGCGGCGTGGGTGGCCCGCGAGTCACCGGCCTCGCGGCTCGCGCCCGGCTGGTGGAACCAGTTGGGCTGGTGCAGGGCGGACACGTTCACGAAGAGGAAGAGGCGCCGGTCGCGCGGGAGGGCGGCGACGACCTCCTCGGCGCGCTCCACCTGCGACTCGAACGAGGTGGGTGAGGCGACCCCGAACGAGGGCTCCCAGTGGCTCTCCTGGAACAGGCCGGGCAGGACCGCGCCGAGCGGCGGCCGCCCGTTGAAGAAGCCGACCCCGCCGACGCACACGGTCCGGTAGCCCTCGTGCGCGAGCGCCGACACCAGGTCGGGCGTCTCGTGGAAGACGTAGGTGCCGTCGGCCGTGGTCTCGCTTCCCGCGAAGGAGGCGGCGAAGAGTCTCGGGTGCGGTCCCGGCGAGGCGGGGGTGGGCAGGA includes the following:
- a CDS encoding STM4013/SEN3800 family hydrolase — encoded protein: MNRIVGSHDLLLVTLDTLRYDVAAELAAEGRIPNLARHLPGGAWELRHAPGSFTYASHQAIFAGFLPTPASPGPHPRLFAASFAGSETTADGTYVFHETPDLVSALAHEGYRTVCVGGVGFFNGRPPLGAVLPGLFQESHWEPSFGVASPTSFESQVERAEEVVAALPRDRRLFLFVNVSALHQPNWFHQPGASREAGDSRATHAAALEYVDRHIGRLFAAMSSRRDCFAVVCSDHGTAYGDDGFTGHRLGHESVWNVPYAQFVLPGPDSMENAA